AGATAGTTACGAAAAGCCTGATGTAAATTTTATGGTGTattctaaattaaataatattttatatgccGGTTGCGGggacaataatatttatgttataaatttggaagaaggaaaaatccTTAGAAGTTTACAAAGTCACACCGACTTTATACATTGTTTATCTTTAGCGTAAGTCTAAATCTAAGTATATAGATTAGTGAATGTAAATATTTGTGATAATTTGTGAATATTCGTGATAAACTCGTGTTATTGTAGAGGTAATCAACTTGCGTCGAGCAGCGAAGATGGATCAGTTAGGTTATGGGACTtgcgtaaaaaagaaaatacaaatatctTGAATCCACATATGGTAGATAAAGTAGCACGTCCAAAGTTTGGTAAATGGATAGGTGCTGTTGATTTCACAGAAGATTGGTTGGTACGTGATCagtctttattttatatacatgccTTCATGAAGCATTTCACATAAGCGAATAAATAGTtattaatgggaaaaaaaatatatatatatatttttagctGTGTGGTGGCGGGCCTAGTTTATCTTTGTGGCATATGCGTACGATGGAACCTGCCACAGTATTTGATCTCACTGATCAAGGAATTCATGTTGCACATATATACGAAGAACGTATCATAGCAGCTGGTGCTGCACCTCATGTATATCATTTAACTTATCAAGGAGAAACATTAGCTAAAGTGCCAACGTCGAGTAATACAGTTTATTCTACTATTTATCAAGAATTACCACAGAAGGTGCTTAGCATAGCAGGGTCATCCAACAATCTTGATTTATGTACAAACTTTAATTATAGGGAAATGACTTTAAAATTTGCttaatatacgattttatacTTACAGAACGATTTCTTTAACTCTACCACAAAGAATAATCCGTGAATTttgtaacaaaataaaaaaaaaaaattttttttttttttaaattttaattattataaacaattcaTAGAGATACGATTTTAAGTAGGTGTCATTTTGTACGGAGAAACTTGAATGTTATCAAATATCACGTTCCTGCGCTTTTTTCAActacgttaaaaaatatttattcaaactATAAAGCTTGTCAggtggaaaaataaaattggcgGATCGTGATGTATCGAACCGAGATCTTGAGATTTCGATGTCAATGATCGATTAGCGAAGTTTCAATTACGCCAGCTTAAGGACCACCATTGGAACTAACTTTGGAGTATGCCCCTGATGTAAGTTAATATCCTTATTTACACGTACGAATgtgatatcattaataattttgtaaagaaTTCTTTATGACGGAGTTAACGTATCACCTCGTATCATATCTcataagaaatttctttagCAAAGATacaatctttttcgtttaagtaataaatatattattacaataacatTTTGCACaccatataaaattttatacaacaAATGTACAATCGTACCATTGTTTTTTCATCAAATCAATGGATACTACGTATGActgtatcttcttctttttttttttttttttataagaaaccATGACCAGCAACCACAGCCGGTATAAAACCTTCCCTACCATCTCTGGATCGAACCCAAAACCAATCATTGACGTGGTCGCTTAGAAGAGCAACGACATCACCTTTAGAAACACTCAGAGAGTTTGCACCACGACCTTCGTAATCGTTACGTATGACGAGTAATGTATGCCTAGCACCTTTCGTTTTAGCGTTTGCAGCTGCTCTCAGATACAATCTGTCGACACTGCGTTCTCCGCAAGCGGAAACCGCATCTCGGGAGCCTCTCCTTACTCTTGCGTTTCTACTTCGTGCACCGCATTCCGATCTGGTgtctcttaatttttctgtatcaGTCATGTTACCTGAAAGACCATGGAAACGGACACGCAtagaatataagaatatatataaatatatacatgtttacatacgcgatatacatatttatatatagttgaGTCGATAAGTCgagctataaaaaaaattctcattGAAAATACTCTGTC
The sequence above is a segment of the Vespula vulgaris chromosome 12, iyVesVulg1.1, whole genome shotgun sequence genome. Coding sequences within it:
- the LOC127068173 gene encoding THO complex subunit 6, which gives rise to MFDHKLFYNTVLSQTFSTDGNYLAAGNIYGDISIFDLTKVLTPHKVEENELQGPNYRLTVYPDQHIESMIATDNFLIIGTVGEISGWDWKVVASSKATKNKPSWVIQIPANKDSYEKPDVNFMVYSKLNNILYAGCGDNNIYVINLEEGKILRSLQSHTDFIHCLSLAGNQLASSSEDGSVRLWDLRKKENTNILNPHMVDKVARPKFGKWIGAVDFTEDWLLCGGGPSLSLWHMRTMEPATVFDLTDQGIHVAHIYEERIIAAGAAPHVYHLTYQGETLAKVPTSSNTVYSTIYQELPQKVLSIAGSSNNLDLCTNFNYREMTLKFA